In a genomic window of Nitrospira sp. ND1:
- a CDS encoding nucleotidyltransferase domain-containing protein yields the protein MEPQLATSSPQSTPALPSSEELQAELLDIPEPPDMPPAVTPPGYEDALAGAVKYVRAKRGGDLVGIILVGSGARRAVTAHSDIDLIALVKGPADGQEMIRVGDRLVDIRYGDHKTVAEDLAYSPRLAPLLRKGRILFDHEETAAQVIAKAAQRFRQGPPPAGIHERIRLKAECLHWLGKVEDLRDKPNTAQYLLQLFFEDCVTAFFRTRGLWFTAPVDTLRFLASRDPALGELASQFLSASTLHDRLTAGRRFADLLFRDIPLPPRVD from the coding sequence ATGGAACCACAACTCGCGACCTCCTCCCCTCAGTCCACCCCGGCGCTTCCGTCCTCTGAAGAGCTGCAGGCTGAGTTATTGGATATTCCTGAACCACCCGACATGCCCCCGGCCGTGACGCCGCCCGGCTACGAGGATGCCCTCGCCGGTGCCGTCAAATATGTCCGCGCGAAACGCGGCGGCGACCTGGTGGGCATTATTCTCGTCGGATCGGGCGCCCGACGGGCGGTGACCGCGCATAGCGATATCGACCTGATCGCCCTGGTCAAAGGCCCGGCCGACGGACAGGAAATGATTCGCGTGGGAGACCGGCTCGTGGACATCCGCTATGGCGACCACAAAACCGTCGCCGAGGACCTGGCCTATTCTCCCCGCCTCGCGCCCTTGTTGCGCAAGGGGCGAATCCTGTTCGACCACGAGGAGACTGCGGCACAAGTCATCGCCAAGGCCGCACAACGGTTCCGGCAGGGGCCGCCTCCAGCCGGCATTCACGAGCGCATCCGCCTCAAGGCGGAGTGTCTGCACTGGCTGGGCAAAGTCGAGGACCTCCGCGATAAACCCAACACGGCACAATATCTCCTGCAACTGTTCTTTGAAGACTGCGTGACGGCCTTCTTCCGCACCCGGGGACTCTGGTTCACGGCACCGGTCGATACGCTCCGGTTCCTGGCCTCCCGCGACCCGGCACTCGGGGAACTGGCCAGCCAGTTTCTCAGCGCAAGCACACTACATGACCGACTGACAGCCGGCCGACGCTTTGCCGACCTCCTGTTTCGCGACATCCCCCTTCCGCCTCGCGTGGATTGA
- a CDS encoding co-chaperone YbbN: MIRDVTDRDFPREVEQASTPVLVEFWQPGCGHCLALLKQLEQLQEEVAPVMKIVKMNVQENFQIPAELDISSLPALALFERGEFVRFIGGVGRKDEIRKQLGLA, from the coding sequence ATGATCCGGGATGTCACGGACCGCGACTTCCCTCGTGAAGTGGAGCAGGCGTCGACGCCGGTGCTGGTGGAATTCTGGCAACCGGGCTGCGGTCATTGCCTGGCCCTGTTGAAGCAGTTGGAGCAATTGCAGGAAGAGGTCGCGCCGGTGATGAAGATCGTGAAGATGAATGTGCAGGAGAATTTTCAGATTCCCGCGGAACTGGACATCAGCTCACTGCCGGCACTCGCGCTATTCGAACGAGGCGAGTTCGTGCGGTTTATCGGAGGTGTCGGCAGGAAAGACGAGATCCGCAAGCAGCTCGGATTGGCTTAA
- a CDS encoding OmpH family outer membrane protein, producing MGVKWQGAGRRAAVVGVLVAATLGLFSTSPAAEFKMGVIDPQVVLEKSKAGKRALDGLREYVATRQKLLSRDEEELRNTEKQIKEQASKLTDNEKKEKETSFRAKIQDYQKRAQEFNQELQGKQKELVDEYMKKIAVATQAVADKAGYQLVLDKGSEQTVKIVIFNKDTIDLTEQVIKEFDRTNK from the coding sequence ATGGGTGTGAAGTGGCAAGGAGCAGGCCGGCGCGCGGCAGTGGTCGGAGTTCTCGTCGCAGCGACCCTCGGCCTGTTCTCGACGAGTCCGGCGGCGGAATTTAAAATGGGGGTCATCGATCCTCAAGTGGTTCTGGAAAAAAGCAAAGCCGGTAAGCGGGCGCTGGACGGGTTGCGGGAGTATGTGGCGACACGCCAGAAGCTCCTGTCCCGGGATGAGGAAGAGTTACGTAATACTGAAAAGCAGATCAAGGAGCAGGCCTCCAAGCTGACCGACAACGAAAAGAAAGAGAAGGAAACCTCCTTCCGCGCCAAAATTCAGGATTACCAGAAGCGCGCCCAGGAGTTTAATCAGGAACTGCAGGGCAAGCAGAAGGAACTCGTCGACGAATATATGAAGAAGATTGCCGTCGCCACCCAGGCCGTCGCCGATAAAGCTGGGTACCAGCTGGTGCTGGACAAGGGCAGTGAGCAGACCGTGAAGATCGTGATCTTCAACAAAGACACCATCGATTTGACCGAGCAGGTCATCAAGGAATTCGACCGTACGAACAAATAA
- a CDS encoding HD-GYP domain-containing protein, with amino-acid sequence MSETPSPANPVPTQDNAHPILTHERSLANKIAKGSEAGDILDQQLAMLGIQLVTQLNVLIKTSRIHGRTNAALDKPVDSMLTLVKTLAADHPVVLRLQNDFLFLGDSHLKMSSQQMAVFASIIEALNKWHIGGVSFASTADSKDFREFAYLFVSLDPDKHSLTDLQEAMQAAGIKGIELEDPRSLQLQHLNDAELAGGNTGARTSGSSNGSEGSKEKRKALAKGGYLKASTALGDLVKNTRGGGTVSFKQAKRAIQNIVELMMQDESTLLGLTNLRCHDQYTHNHSVNVSLLAMALGNRAGYPKVELADLGLSALFHDVGKCAISLDVLNKPGEFTQEEWAVMRSHPIEGVFTLVKSRGINNVPARMAAASFEHHMNYDYSGYPKLKVSWTQTVASRIITIADCYDAMTSSRVYRREPMSPANVLKFMFGKSGQSFDPILLKLFVNCVGIIPIGSLVRLDSGPLAVVIKPAQDKTNAERPLVRVITDESGTSIEDGPELDLTEQDEAGHYTHSILQLVDNAEYHFDTGRYFV; translated from the coding sequence GTGAGCGAGACGCCTTCCCCTGCCAATCCGGTCCCGACTCAGGACAACGCCCATCCGATTCTCACTCATGAGCGGTCCCTGGCCAATAAGATCGCCAAAGGCTCAGAAGCCGGGGACATCCTCGACCAGCAACTGGCCATGCTGGGGATTCAGCTCGTCACCCAGTTGAACGTCCTCATCAAGACATCGCGGATCCATGGACGAACGAATGCCGCGCTCGACAAACCCGTGGACTCCATGCTCACGCTGGTGAAAACCCTCGCGGCGGATCATCCGGTCGTCCTCCGGCTGCAAAACGATTTTTTGTTTCTGGGAGACAGTCACCTGAAAATGAGCTCGCAACAGATGGCCGTGTTTGCGAGCATTATCGAAGCCTTGAACAAGTGGCACATCGGCGGGGTGTCGTTCGCGTCGACGGCCGACTCAAAGGATTTTCGGGAGTTTGCTTATCTCTTCGTCAGCCTGGATCCGGACAAGCATTCCCTCACCGATCTCCAGGAGGCCATGCAGGCCGCGGGCATCAAGGGCATCGAACTGGAAGATCCCCGCTCGCTGCAACTTCAGCATCTGAACGACGCGGAGTTGGCTGGAGGCAATACCGGGGCACGTACAAGTGGCTCATCGAACGGCTCGGAGGGGTCGAAAGAGAAACGGAAGGCCCTGGCCAAAGGCGGATATCTGAAAGCATCGACTGCGCTCGGCGACTTGGTCAAGAATACGCGCGGCGGCGGGACCGTCAGCTTCAAACAGGCCAAACGCGCGATTCAGAACATCGTCGAACTGATGATGCAGGATGAATCCACCCTCCTGGGCTTGACCAATCTGCGCTGCCACGATCAATACACGCACAATCACTCCGTCAACGTCTCACTGCTCGCCATGGCCCTGGGCAACCGGGCCGGTTATCCGAAAGTCGAGCTGGCTGACCTCGGGCTGTCGGCGCTGTTCCACGACGTAGGGAAATGCGCCATCTCCCTGGACGTGTTGAACAAACCCGGAGAATTCACACAGGAAGAATGGGCCGTGATGCGGTCGCACCCGATTGAAGGGGTGTTCACCCTCGTGAAATCCCGCGGCATCAACAATGTGCCGGCGCGGATGGCGGCCGCCTCGTTCGAGCACCATATGAACTACGACTACTCAGGATACCCCAAACTCAAGGTTTCCTGGACTCAAACGGTCGCCAGCCGGATCATCACGATCGCCGATTGTTACGACGCGATGACATCCTCTCGGGTGTACCGACGGGAACCCATGTCCCCCGCGAACGTGTTGAAGTTTATGTTCGGAAAGAGCGGCCAGTCGTTCGATCCGATCCTGCTCAAGCTCTTCGTCAACTGCGTGGGGATCATCCCGATCGGCAGTCTCGTCCGACTCGACTCCGGCCCTCTGGCCGTCGTCATCAAGCCGGCGCAGGACAAGACCAATGCCGAACGCCCGTTGGTTCGAGTGATTACGGATGAGAGCGGCACATCCATCGAGGACGGTCCTGAACTCGACCTGACCGAGCAGGATGAGGCCGGACACTACACACACAGTATCCTGCAGCTCGTCGATAACGCCGAATATCACTTCGACACCGGCCGGTACTTCGTTTAG
- the gnd gene encoding phosphogluconate dehydrogenase (NAD(+)-dependent, decarboxylating) translates to MELGFVGLGKMGMNMVTRLQQGRHRVVAYDRTPEVVKQAEGKGCIGAASLSDLVAKLAAPRAVWIMVPSGAPTEETIQAIAALLQPGDTIIDGGNTRFHDDTRRAVELKQRGLHYVDVGTSGGIWGLTVGYCLMIGGENEPVRRLTPIFQTLAPEQGWAHMGTHGAGHYVKMVHNGIEYSMMQGYAEGFELMAKSDYRLDLGKIADVWMHGSVVRSWLLELAVGALKQDPKLEQLKGYVQDSGEGRWMIQDAIDKDVPVPTLTAALFTRFRSRQEESFAEKMLAALRNAFGGHSVRR, encoded by the coding sequence ATGGAACTCGGATTTGTCGGACTCGGGAAGATGGGCATGAACATGGTCACGCGCCTGCAACAGGGCCGGCATCGCGTCGTAGCTTACGATCGCACGCCTGAGGTTGTGAAACAGGCGGAGGGCAAAGGTTGTATCGGCGCTGCATCGCTGAGCGACCTCGTGGCAAAACTCGCCGCTCCTCGCGCCGTCTGGATCATGGTCCCGTCGGGCGCTCCGACCGAGGAAACCATTCAAGCCATCGCCGCCCTGCTCCAACCGGGCGATACCATCATCGACGGAGGCAACACCCGTTTCCACGACGATACCCGGCGCGCCGTCGAACTGAAACAGCGAGGCCTCCACTATGTCGATGTCGGCACCAGCGGCGGAATCTGGGGGCTGACGGTCGGCTATTGCCTCATGATCGGAGGCGAGAACGAGCCGGTCCGACGATTGACACCGATCTTCCAGACGTTGGCGCCTGAACAGGGCTGGGCTCATATGGGAACACATGGCGCGGGCCACTACGTGAAAATGGTGCACAACGGAATCGAGTACAGCATGATGCAGGGCTACGCCGAGGGCTTCGAACTCATGGCAAAAAGCGACTATCGGCTCGACCTGGGGAAAATTGCCGATGTGTGGATGCACGGCAGCGTCGTGCGATCCTGGCTGTTGGAGCTGGCCGTCGGCGCCCTGAAACAGGATCCGAAGCTCGAACAATTGAAAGGCTACGTGCAGGATTCCGGCGAGGGACGGTGGATGATTCAGGATGCGATCGATAAGGACGTGCCGGTGCCGACCCTCACCGCGGCGCTGTTCACCCGGTTCCGCTCGCGACAGGAAGAGTCCTTCGCGGAGAAAATGCTGGCGGCTTTGCGCAACGCCTTCGGCGGACACAGCGTCCGCCGCTGA
- a CDS encoding GDSL-type esterase/lipase family protein — MTASTQLPLIVCFGDSLTAGYQTPGPANAHEQETPYGHVLQECLGHRGRVEISGICGEVTGEMVLRFRGTVLDRKPQMVIILGGTNDLGWNADPAEIMRNLVKMYESARAASIVPVPVTVPSIRVDAGADHPDAAAWLAGHIQRRQQLNRLIADYAGRKGLSYFDLFTATADPDSLMLAEPYSNDGLHLTTSGYRLFGRLLYEQLFAPTAAGSLLTPSRPSGP, encoded by the coding sequence GTGACTGCATCAACCCAACTGCCGCTCATTGTTTGTTTCGGTGATAGCCTCACGGCAGGGTATCAAACCCCCGGCCCGGCCAACGCTCATGAGCAGGAGACTCCCTATGGTCATGTCTTGCAGGAATGCCTCGGCCACCGGGGGCGGGTCGAGATCAGCGGGATCTGCGGCGAAGTCACCGGCGAAATGGTGCTGCGGTTTCGCGGCACGGTGCTCGACCGCAAGCCTCAGATGGTCATCATTCTCGGAGGAACGAATGATTTGGGCTGGAACGCCGATCCGGCAGAAATCATGCGGAATCTCGTGAAGATGTATGAATCGGCGAGGGCCGCGTCGATCGTTCCGGTTCCTGTGACCGTGCCGTCGATTCGTGTCGATGCGGGAGCGGACCATCCCGATGCCGCCGCCTGGCTCGCCGGGCATATTCAACGACGGCAACAGTTGAATAGGTTGATCGCGGACTATGCCGGTCGAAAGGGCTTGTCCTATTTCGATCTGTTCACCGCGACGGCCGATCCGGACTCGCTCATGCTAGCCGAACCCTACTCCAACGATGGCCTCCATCTCACGACCAGCGGCTATCGGCTGTTCGGCCGGTTGCTCTACGAGCAGCTCTTTGCTCCTACGGCGGCCGGCTCTCTCCTCACACCTTCCAGGCCGTCTGGCCCATGA
- a CDS encoding DUF362 domain-containing protein has product MAFSRRELFNNAGFGLLLLPALMRSPRTILGHLLFDPDGPLVPLKPIPDNPYRRNGRSIVAIVYGKDTCRMLPRAVDLLGGLDLLGMRGKRVLLKPNVLNDQPPPSTTNPLVVAAMADMAKANGAAEVVVADGSGIIRLPTSANLTSTGMRAVAEAAGARVLALEDEPWVKIEVPQAQTLRQFYFSRPVYESDVVINMPVIKTHRFAEYSCSLKNFVGAVHPRYRPSVRFWTGDWHERIAEINLAVHPALTVADGTTTMIEGGPTAGTPSKTDLVICSGDRVAVDLVAIALLRSFGTWPKLQGKRIGDQRQIKRAAALGLGVGSGQDIELVTEAVDPAPPAFERLVEHIRRELRSV; this is encoded by the coding sequence ATGGCGTTTTCCAGACGCGAATTGTTCAATAACGCGGGGTTCGGTCTCCTGTTGCTACCGGCCCTCATGCGCTCCCCCAGGACCATTCTCGGCCATCTGCTGTTCGATCCGGACGGCCCTCTCGTCCCCCTCAAACCAATCCCCGACAATCCGTATCGACGGAACGGCCGGTCGATCGTCGCAATCGTGTACGGCAAGGATACCTGTCGTATGCTTCCACGCGCCGTCGATCTGCTGGGAGGACTTGATTTATTGGGGATGCGCGGGAAACGCGTGCTGCTGAAGCCCAATGTGTTGAACGACCAGCCGCCTCCTTCGACTACTAATCCGCTGGTGGTCGCAGCCATGGCGGACATGGCCAAAGCGAACGGAGCCGCCGAAGTGGTGGTGGCCGATGGATCGGGAATCATCCGGCTTCCCACGTCCGCCAACCTGACGAGTACGGGCATGCGAGCCGTAGCGGAAGCGGCCGGGGCCCGCGTCCTGGCGCTGGAAGATGAACCCTGGGTGAAGATCGAGGTCCCTCAGGCTCAGACCCTCCGGCAGTTCTATTTTTCCCGGCCGGTCTACGAGTCCGATGTGGTGATCAATATGCCGGTCATCAAGACCCATCGGTTTGCAGAGTATTCCTGTAGCCTCAAGAATTTTGTCGGGGCGGTTCATCCGCGGTATCGCCCATCTGTGAGGTTCTGGACCGGTGACTGGCACGAGCGCATTGCCGAGATCAATTTGGCCGTGCACCCCGCGCTGACCGTGGCCGACGGGACGACGACCATGATCGAAGGCGGTCCGACAGCCGGCACCCCGTCGAAAACGGATCTGGTGATCTGCAGCGGTGACCGGGTCGCGGTAGACCTGGTGGCCATCGCCCTGTTGCGGTCCTTCGGTACCTGGCCGAAGTTGCAGGGCAAGCGAATCGGGGATCAGCGGCAAATCAAGCGCGCGGCGGCGTTGGGACTGGGGGTCGGATCGGGGCAGGACATTGAGCTTGTTACGGAGGCGGTGGACCCGGCTCCACCAGCGTTTGAACGGCTGGTGGAGCATATTCGGCGGGAGCTGCGTAGCGTGTAA
- a CDS encoding HEAT repeat domain-containing protein, translating to MEPTAPLEEGAPLVPFVKAGVDPEVAAIKQLLKLLDKAAKSARTYGTKNPVAQRFFQQFYDDLTSHLATHSRLPLLVQRNQLFFKDEVVYQPERDATGDSFAFKMYSDGIRELSFHQGLTQEDLAYFLDALWGTPTDEAGSVEQPADVEEDDDIVTRLWARNLDTITLVTAEELVRSSGFGPDELELQTQGYMSMSVTSLRELLDRERAAAAPEPAGQRGTADQPGGGTSGGGTSRNRRFQANVVGYDVSQEEHDALTQEIQRETERDATAYILDILTAVLASEPSPALLSKLFDVWDSVLDVLIRGGHWTQIETVLTLLQDADAVRPDLSETHKQQLAGLFEGLSRPERLKAIGLHLNHALHAKTEGLLTLLLMMKQDSIPGLCSLLANLDAPSHQAVVMEALQTLARDHSDAIVRGLTDKRPTYVRNLLTLISRWNDIRFADYIEKTLRHPESTVRREALRILATLRPSGNGTKLVGLLSDSDETVRLTAMKVLSSGQYSAGFTVWAPFVSADDFHDRSPAEKRAVYLALKQTAADEAVPYWQGLLTEWSWTNRKKKEELALLAADILGKLATPAAVAALEIGQKKGGAAVRQACTSALSVANRQHRQSIPSAANS from the coding sequence ATGGAACCGACAGCACCGCTCGAAGAAGGCGCTCCGCTCGTCCCCTTTGTGAAGGCCGGGGTCGATCCGGAGGTAGCGGCGATCAAGCAGCTGCTCAAGCTGCTCGACAAAGCGGCCAAATCGGCACGGACCTACGGCACAAAGAACCCCGTCGCACAGCGATTCTTTCAGCAGTTTTACGACGACCTGACGAGCCATCTCGCAACCCACAGCCGACTCCCTCTCCTAGTACAACGCAATCAACTGTTCTTCAAAGACGAAGTCGTCTATCAACCGGAGCGCGATGCGACCGGAGATAGCTTCGCGTTCAAGATGTACTCGGACGGAATCCGCGAATTGAGCTTCCATCAAGGCCTCACGCAGGAGGATCTGGCTTACTTCCTCGACGCGCTCTGGGGGACGCCCACTGACGAGGCAGGATCAGTAGAGCAGCCGGCCGACGTGGAAGAAGACGACGATATCGTGACGCGGCTGTGGGCCAGGAATCTGGACACCATCACCCTGGTCACCGCAGAGGAACTCGTTCGGTCGTCCGGTTTCGGACCGGACGAGCTCGAACTGCAGACACAAGGCTATATGAGCATGTCGGTCACCTCGCTGCGCGAACTACTCGACCGTGAGCGCGCGGCAGCGGCCCCCGAGCCAGCGGGACAACGGGGAACAGCCGATCAACCGGGCGGGGGAACCAGCGGCGGCGGCACAAGCAGGAATCGGCGATTCCAGGCCAACGTCGTCGGGTATGACGTCTCTCAGGAAGAGCATGACGCGCTCACGCAGGAAATCCAGCGTGAAACCGAGCGTGACGCCACGGCTTACATCCTCGACATCCTGACAGCCGTGCTGGCGTCCGAACCCTCCCCCGCCTTGCTCAGCAAACTGTTCGACGTCTGGGATAGCGTGCTGGATGTGCTGATTCGCGGCGGACACTGGACACAGATCGAAACCGTATTGACCCTGTTGCAGGATGCCGATGCGGTGCGCCCCGATCTGTCGGAGACTCACAAGCAACAGCTCGCCGGCCTGTTCGAGGGATTGAGCCGCCCCGAACGGCTGAAGGCGATCGGACTTCACCTCAATCACGCCCTCCACGCCAAGACAGAAGGCCTGTTGACCCTCCTCCTGATGATGAAACAGGATTCGATCCCGGGACTCTGCTCGTTGCTCGCCAACCTGGATGCGCCTTCGCATCAAGCCGTCGTCATGGAAGCGCTGCAGACGCTCGCGCGAGACCATTCCGATGCGATCGTGCGCGGCTTGACCGACAAACGGCCGACCTACGTGAGAAATCTGCTGACGCTCATCTCCAGATGGAACGACATCCGCTTTGCCGACTACATCGAGAAAACGCTCCGGCACCCGGAATCCACCGTGCGGCGTGAGGCGCTCCGGATCCTGGCCACGCTCCGCCCATCCGGCAACGGAACCAAGTTAGTCGGCCTGCTGAGCGACAGTGATGAAACCGTCCGCCTCACGGCCATGAAGGTGCTTTCCAGCGGACAGTACAGTGCCGGTTTCACCGTCTGGGCCCCGTTCGTCTCCGCCGATGACTTTCATGACCGATCACCGGCCGAAAAGCGGGCGGTCTACCTGGCCCTCAAACAGACTGCCGCCGATGAAGCCGTGCCCTATTGGCAGGGACTGTTGACGGAGTGGTCCTGGACCAACCGAAAGAAGAAAGAAGAACTGGCCTTGCTGGCGGCGGATATTCTCGGCAAGCTGGCGACACCCGCAGCCGTTGCGGCGCTCGAAATCGGCCAGAAAAAGGGCGGCGCAGCCGTCCGCCAGGCCTGCACCTCCGCGCTCTCCGTCGCCAATCGACAACACCGGCAGTCCATCCCATCGGCAGCCAATTCCTGA
- a CDS encoding low specificity L-threonine aldolase, which translates to MSNTPQPIIDLRSDTVTKPSAAMRDAMARAEVGDDVYGEDPTINRLQEAGAAMVGKRAALFVPSGTAGNQLCLRAQTEPGQEVIVEGQSHIVRYELGAAAALAGVQLHWVAGRRGLMTAEQVEAAIRPKNPYSIQSALICLENTHNAGGGTVYPLATIRAIHEVASAHRLPMHLDGARLFNAVVASGVSAAEYAQHFDTVTFCLSKGLGAPAGSLIATDDRLLLERIRRFRRMYGGAMRQAGILAAAGLYALEHNIQRLADDHAHARQLAARLQQIPGISIDPETVDTNILFFDVVGAKWSAKEFVAALKPHGLLLNAVGARSCRAVTHLDVPAEAIEQAAEKIARVLDR; encoded by the coding sequence GTGTCAAACACACCTCAGCCCATCATCGATCTCCGGAGCGATACGGTCACGAAGCCATCTGCCGCCATGCGCGACGCCATGGCACGTGCGGAAGTCGGTGACGATGTGTACGGGGAAGACCCGACGATTAACCGGCTGCAGGAAGCCGGAGCTGCGATGGTCGGCAAACGAGCCGCGCTCTTCGTTCCATCAGGCACCGCCGGAAACCAACTCTGCCTTCGCGCCCAGACGGAACCGGGACAGGAAGTCATTGTTGAAGGCCAGTCTCACATCGTCCGCTACGAACTGGGTGCGGCGGCGGCACTGGCCGGGGTGCAGCTCCATTGGGTCGCCGGCAGGCGAGGACTCATGACGGCGGAACAGGTCGAGGCCGCTATTCGCCCCAAAAATCCATACAGTATTCAGAGCGCACTCATCTGTCTCGAGAATACCCACAATGCCGGAGGCGGCACAGTGTACCCACTCGCGACGATCCGGGCCATCCATGAAGTGGCTTCCGCCCACAGGCTTCCCATGCACCTGGACGGGGCCCGGTTGTTCAATGCGGTCGTGGCCTCGGGAGTGTCGGCAGCCGAGTATGCGCAGCACTTTGACACGGTGACCTTTTGCCTCTCGAAGGGACTCGGCGCGCCGGCCGGCTCATTGATCGCAACCGACGATCGCCTGCTACTGGAGCGAATCCGTCGGTTCCGCAGAATGTATGGAGGGGCCATGCGCCAGGCCGGGATCCTGGCAGCAGCAGGACTCTATGCATTGGAACACAATATTCAGCGGCTCGCGGACGATCATGCCCATGCGCGACAACTCGCAGCGCGGCTGCAACAGATTCCCGGGATCTCGATCGATCCGGAAACCGTCGATACCAACATTCTGTTCTTCGACGTGGTCGGTGCGAAGTGGTCGGCGAAGGAATTTGTTGCGGCACTCAAACCGCACGGCCTGTTGCTCAACGCCGTCGGTGCCCGCAGCTGTCGCGCCGTCACGCACCTCGACGTACCGGCCGAAGCGATCGAACAGGCCGCTGAGAAAATCGCACGTGTACTCGATCGCTAG
- the zwf gene encoding glucose-6-phosphate dehydrogenase, translated as MSSPTTPVDIKPLPEAITPVEACTLVIFGGSGDLARRRLIPAVYNLLLDGLLPDKYAVIGLGRKPMTDAEFRNLVREGVIAHSRQALVEDTWQAFERHLFYIQGENEDAQTYSALRAKAEQIEQTMQLPGNRIFYLSIPPSSFASVCEGLAKSGLATPPAGSAPYSRIIVEKPVGRDLASAQQINEVTGKVFDESQIFRIDHYLGKETVQNLMVVRFANSIFEPIWNHKYIDHVQITVSEAEGVGTRASYYEEAGALRDMIQNHLLQLLCLVAMEPPYSLDPNVVRNAKMEVLRCLRPIVGKDVEQYTVRAQYAQGTAHGQPVPGYRREKGVSPDSITETYVAVKAFVENWRWSGVPFYLRTGKALPKRASEVAVQFKDIPQILFNANPANPQPANVLTLRIQPDEGLSLRIISRVPGTRAQTHPVEMDFQYSDVFGCPSPEAYERLLLDVMAGDASRFMRRDAVEASWDWVTKILDGWAQQKLRWLPEYSAGTWGPVEGERMIQNDGRAWRIL; from the coding sequence ATGTCTTCTCCAACGACTCCCGTGGACATCAAGCCACTCCCCGAAGCCATCACGCCCGTTGAAGCCTGCACGCTCGTCATTTTCGGCGGTTCCGGAGACCTGGCCCGGCGACGGCTCATCCCGGCCGTCTACAATCTGCTCCTCGATGGTTTGTTGCCGGACAAATATGCGGTGATCGGGCTGGGCCGCAAACCGATGACTGATGCGGAGTTTCGCAATCTGGTGCGGGAGGGGGTCATCGCCCATTCACGGCAAGCCCTGGTGGAAGACACCTGGCAGGCATTCGAGCGCCACCTGTTTTATATCCAAGGGGAAAACGAAGACGCGCAGACCTACAGCGCGCTCCGTGCCAAAGCTGAGCAGATCGAACAGACGATGCAGTTGCCCGGAAACCGTATTTTTTATCTGAGTATCCCTCCGAGCTCTTTTGCTTCCGTCTGTGAGGGGTTAGCCAAGTCTGGCTTGGCGACCCCGCCCGCCGGCTCGGCTCCCTACTCCCGGATCATCGTTGAAAAGCCCGTCGGTCGAGACCTCGCTTCCGCGCAACAGATCAACGAAGTCACCGGCAAGGTCTTCGACGAGTCGCAAATTTTCCGCATCGACCATTATCTGGGCAAAGAGACCGTCCAGAACCTCATGGTCGTCCGGTTCGCCAACAGCATCTTCGAGCCGATCTGGAACCACAAATATATCGACCACGTCCAAATTACCGTCAGCGAAGCGGAAGGCGTCGGGACCAGGGCCAGTTATTATGAAGAGGCCGGCGCCCTGCGGGACATGATTCAAAATCACCTCCTGCAACTGCTCTGCCTCGTCGCGATGGAACCACCCTATTCGCTCGATCCCAACGTGGTGCGCAATGCCAAAATGGAAGTCCTGCGCTGCCTCCGGCCCATCGTCGGCAAGGATGTCGAACAGTATACCGTCCGGGCGCAGTACGCGCAGGGAACCGCGCATGGCCAGCCCGTGCCGGGATACCGTCGTGAGAAGGGTGTGAGCCCCGACTCCATCACCGAAACGTATGTGGCGGTGAAAGCCTTCGTGGAAAACTGGCGCTGGTCCGGCGTGCCGTTTTACCTTCGCACCGGAAAAGCCTTGCCGAAGCGCGCGAGCGAAGTCGCCGTCCAATTCAAAGACATTCCGCAGATTCTCTTCAACGCGAACCCTGCGAATCCTCAGCCGGCGAATGTCCTGACGCTGCGGATCCAGCCGGATGAAGGTCTCTCCCTGCGCATCATCTCACGAGTCCCCGGCACGCGCGCGCAGACGCATCCGGTGGAAATGGACTTCCAGTACAGCGACGTCTTCGGGTGCCCGTCTCCGGAGGCCTACGAGCGCCTGCTGCTGGATGTCATGGCCGGCGACGCCTCACGGTTCATGCGCCGCGATGCCGTGGAAGCCTCATGGGACTGGGTGACGAAAATCCTGGATGGTTGGGCTCAACAGAAACTCCGCTGGTTGCCGGAATATTCCGCGGGAACATGGGGGCCTGTGGAAGGCGAACGAATGATTCAAAACGACGGGCGCGCCTGGCGTATTCTTTAA